A window of the Cicer arietinum cultivar CDC Frontier isolate Library 1 chromosome 6, Cicar.CDCFrontier_v2.0, whole genome shotgun sequence genome harbors these coding sequences:
- the LOC101501396 gene encoding uncharacterized protein gives MDPSPAAKRRRQSKHVDIEAPALQILSPVVIFAHGAGAPSSSDWMLRWKNLLKEDLQATDVVTFDYPYMSGGKKRAPPKAEKLVEFHSNIVKETATKYPGHPLILAGKSMGSRVGCMVASMEDINVSAVVCLGYPLKGINGAVRDETLLQLTVPTMFVQGSKDGLCPLEKLETTRKKMKAPNELHVIDGGDHSFKIGKKYLQANGSTQDDAEVAASKAIVAFISKSLEG, from the exons ATGGATCCGTCGCCCGCTGCAAAACGACGTCGTCAGAGCAAACACGTCGACATTGAAGCACCAGCGCTGCAAATATTGTCACCGGTCGTTATTTTCGCTCACGGTGCCGGTGCTCCTTCCTCTTCTGATTGGATGCTAAG ATGGAAGAatttgttgaaggaggatctgCAAGCTACTGATGTTGTCACCTTTGACTACCCTT ATATGTCTGGTGGGAAAAAGAGGGCTCCTCCTAAGGCAGAAAAATTGGTGgaatttcattcaaatattgtGAAGGAAACTGCAACTAAGTACCCTGGTCATCCTCTCATACTGGCTGGCAAATCAATGGGTTCGAG agTTGGATGCATGGTGGCTAGTATGGAAGACATCAATGTTTCTGCTGTAGTATGCTTGGGCTACCCGTTAAAG GGAATCAATGGTGCAGTTAGAGATGAAACACTGTTACAATTAACAGTTCCTACAATGTTTGTACAG GGGAGCAAGGATGGTCTCTGTCCACTTGAGAAGTTAGAAACCACTCGGAAGAAGATGAAAGCGCCCAATGAGCTGCATGTCATCGATGGTGGTGATCACTCTTTCAAAATTGGTAAGAAGTATCTGCAAGCAAATGGTTCCACCCAGGATGATGCCGAAGTTGCTGCATCGAAGGCCATTGTCGCTTTCATTTCCAAATCTCTTGAAGGATGA
- the LOC101501710 gene encoding uncharacterized protein produces MHKYPANFKEINQSEQATQAIEMASAQSQKPSTTIDVCQPKPQHSSFGQKISEITNKAFKGHHARHGSSQNQLQSYSNQIQVESNGHNGSKTETHHYGQTQTQHDKKHGVTKTHITVCVVQAEITQTKENPSPYGASATTTCFGTQAKKNREINNSKKETNLFRKIKNGMSRHKGEGNSSSSDSESDNEKKCPKTKH; encoded by the exons ATGCACAAATACCCTGCAAActtcaaagaaataaatcagagTGAGCAAGCAACACAAGCTATTGAAATGGCTTCAGCTCAGTCTCAGAAACCTAGTACTACCATTGATGTCTGCCAACCGAAACCCCAGCACAGTTCGTTCGGCCAAAAGATTTCCGAAATAACTAACAAGGCTTTCAAAGGACACCATGCCCGCCATGGCAGTAGCCAGAATCAACTTCAATCCTACAGCAACCAAATTCAGGTTGAATCAAATGGCCACAATGGCTCCAAAACAGAAACTCACCACTATGGTCAGACTCAGACCCAACATGACAAGAAGCACGGTGTCACCAAAACCCATATCACCGTTTGTGTGGTGCAAGCCGAAATCACTCAAACCAAAGAGAACCCTTCTCCTTATGGTGCAAGTGCAACTACAACATGCTTTGGGACTCAAGCTAAGAAGAATAGAGAGATTAACAACAGTAAGAAGGAAACGAATTTGTTCAGGAAGATTAAGAATGGAATGTCCCGCCATAAAGGTGAGGGAAACAGCAGCAGCAGTGACAGCGAAAGTGACAACGAGAAGAAGTGtccaaagacaaag CATTGA
- the LOC101502259 gene encoding uncharacterized protein, with the protein MASVQCYKICEQSCQQHKTQQQHGSLGQKVTDLFKGHPNEGTQTQYCSKKTEVISQSGNLVSKSETKKCNQTFNNSGASSTTVKCQGRNRRQHKRNNLFQKIKDGISGHSSDSSSDESDSDNEHCHNRKN; encoded by the exons ATGGCCTCTGTTCAGTGCTATAAAATCTGTGAACAAAGCTGCCAACAACACAAAACCCAGCAGCAACATGGTTCCTTAGGACAGAAGGTAACTGACTTGTTCAAAGGGCACCCCAATGAGGGAACACAAACCCAATACTGTAGCAAGAAAACTGAGGTGATTTCTCAGTCAGGAAATTTAGTTTCCAAAAGTGAAACTAAAAAATGCAACCAAACATTCAACAACAGTGGTGCTTCTAGTACCACCGTGAAATGCCAGGGGAGAAATAGGAGGCAGCACAAGAGAAACAACTTGTTCCAGAAGATCAAGGATGGCATATCAGGTCACAGCAGTGACAGTAGCAGTGATGAGAGTGACAGTGACAATGAACATTGTCACAACAGGAAG AACTGA
- the LOC101502574 gene encoding probable WRKY transcription factor 41 (The RefSeq protein has 1 frameshift compared to this genomic sequence), whose product MQYKMENECSWEYNTLINELIQGMDVAKRLKEELRTPYSLNTRDSQVKIILSSYEKALQILKCNEPTSKTQTMSRAKTLLPESPVSANGSLLSEDIDGAIQDHQEVKHNSKKRKVTPKWMDQIRVSCESGLEGPHEDGYNWRKYGQKDILGAKYPRSYYRCTFRNTQNCWATKQVQRSDEDPNMFDITYRGRHTCSQGNNVTEPRKSQDKQEKPQSQNNDIHHAQPSQENFTKFSNTLTVKTDNLGNEEMTCPFTFPSTSFGYTTQENHSWVPPALENDSFLSSLFQSHLLSPATPESNYFSSPTFHMNEFDRVYNKPCSESDITEIISTNTSVTNSPIPDFHFSLDPVEISLSIILAFSPNRT is encoded by the exons atGCAATACAAAATGGAGAATGAATGTAGCTGGGAATACAACACACTCATCAATGAACTAATTCAGGGGATGGATGTAGCAAAGAGATTGAAGGAAGAGTTGAGGACACCATATTCCCTTAACACAAGGGATTCACAGGTGAAGATCATACTATCTTCTTATGAAAAGGCTCTACAAATTCTAAAATGCAATGAACCAACTTCCAAGACGCAGACCATGAGTCGAGCAAAAACTTTGTTACCCGAGTCCCCGGTGTCTGCTAATGGGAGTCTGCTGAGCGAGGACATTGATGGGGCCATCCAAGATCACCAGGAGGTTAAACACAATTCAAAGAAAAG AAAGGTTACCCCCAAATGGATGGATCAGATAAGAGTGAGCTGTGAAAGTGGCCTTGAAGGACCACATGAAGATGGCTACAACTGGAGAAAATATGGTCAGAAAGATATTCTAGGTGCCAAATATCCAAG AAGTTACTATCGGTGCACCTTCCGCAACACACAAAACTGCTGGGCCACGAAGCAAGTGCAGAGATCGGACGAAGATCCCAATATGTTTGACATAACTTATAGAGGAAGGCATACCTGTTCTCAAGGAAACAATGTCACTGAGCCACGTAAGTCACAAGACAAACAAGAGAAACCACAAAGTCAAAATAATGATATTCACCATGCACAACCATCACAAGAAAACTTCACTAAGTTCAGCAACACCTTGACTGTCAAAACGGATAATCTCGGAAACGAAGAAATGACATGTCCTTTCACCTTTCCTTCCACTTCATTCGGATACACGACGCAAGAAAACCACAGCTGGGTTCCTCCAGCATTGGAGAATGATTCCTTCTTGAGCAGCCTTTTCCAATCACACTTACTATCTCCAGCAACACCAGAATCAAACTATTTCTCGTCTCCAACTTTCCACATGAATGAGTTTGACAGGGTCTATAACAAGCCTTGTTCAGAATCCGACATTACGGAGATCATTTCCACCAACACATCAGTCACAAATTCTCCAATTCCTGATTTCCATTTCTCACTTGATCCAGTGGAAATTGATCCAAAT TCCCTTTCAATAATCTTGGCTTTTTCTCCTAATCGTACTTGA
- the LOC101502574 gene encoding probable WRKY transcription factor 41 isoform X1, producing the protein MQYKMENECSWEYNTLINELIQGMDVAKRLKEELRTPYSLNTRDSQVKIILSSYEKALQILKCNEPTSKTQTMSRAKTLLPESPVSANGSLLSEDIDGAIQDHQEVKHNSKKRKVTPKWMDQIRVSCESGLEGPHEDGYNWRKYGQKDILGAKYPRSYYRCTFRNTQNCWATKQVQRSDEDPNMFDITYRGRHTCSQGNNVTEPRKSQDKQEKPQSQNNDIHHAQPSQENFTKFSNTLTVKTDNLGNEEMTCPFTFPSTSFGYTTQENHSWVPPALENDSFLSSLFQSHLLSPATPESNYFSSPTFHMNEFDRVYNKPCSESDITEIISTNTSVTNSPIPDFHFSLDPVEIDPNFPFNNLGFFS; encoded by the exons atGCAATACAAAATGGAGAATGAATGTAGCTGGGAATACAACACACTCATCAATGAACTAATTCAGGGGATGGATGTAGCAAAGAGATTGAAGGAAGAGTTGAGGACACCATATTCCCTTAACACAAGGGATTCACAGGTGAAGATCATACTATCTTCTTATGAAAAGGCTCTACAAATTCTAAAATGCAATGAACCAACTTCCAAGACGCAGACCATGAGTCGAGCAAAAACTTTGTTACCCGAGTCCCCGGTGTCTGCTAATGGGAGTCTGCTGAGCGAGGACATTGATGGGGCCATCCAAGATCACCAGGAGGTTAAACACAATTCAAAGAAAAG AAAGGTTACCCCCAAATGGATGGATCAGATAAGAGTGAGCTGTGAAAGTGGCCTTGAAGGACCACATGAAGATGGCTACAACTGGAGAAAATATGGTCAGAAAGATATTCTAGGTGCCAAATATCCAAG AAGTTACTATCGGTGCACCTTCCGCAACACACAAAACTGCTGGGCCACGAAGCAAGTGCAGAGATCGGACGAAGATCCCAATATGTTTGACATAACTTATAGAGGAAGGCATACCTGTTCTCAAGGAAACAATGTCACTGAGCCACGTAAGTCACAAGACAAACAAGAGAAACCACAAAGTCAAAATAATGATATTCACCATGCACAACCATCACAAGAAAACTTCACTAAGTTCAGCAACACCTTGACTGTCAAAACGGATAATCTCGGAAACGAAGAAATGACATGTCCTTTCACCTTTCCTTCCACTTCATTCGGATACACGACGCAAGAAAACCACAGCTGGGTTCCTCCAGCATTGGAGAATGATTCCTTCTTGAGCAGCCTTTTCCAATCACACTTACTATCTCCAGCAACACCAGAATCAAACTATTTCTCGTCTCCAACTTTCCACATGAATGAGTTTGACAGGGTCTATAACAAGCCTTGTTCAGAATCCGACATTACGGAGATCATTTCCACCAACACATCAGTCACAAATTCTCCAATTCCTGATTTCCATTTCTCACTTGATCCAGTGGAAATTGATCCAAATTTCCCTTTCAATAATCTTGGCTTTTTCTCCTAA
- the LOC101502890 gene encoding uncharacterized protein: MTSFIINLPVPSLYKSPKLNNPSTCFSQRDYHSFSSSVRISKELKSYRKGAVIVCVLPLGVDPWAPSIDSQSIASQLFAFSLFPYIGFLYFITKSKTSPNLTLFGFYFLLAFVGATIPAGIYAKVHYGTSLSNVDWLHGGAESLLTLTNLFIVLGLREGIRKAENSEKSTPASDSGLKEEKKPGVEV, from the exons ATGACATCTTTTATCATCAACTTACCCGTTCCATCGCTCTATAAATCCCCCAAGTTAAACAATCCTTCAACGTGCTTTTCCCAACGTGATTATCATTCATTTTCAAGCAGCGTCAGAATAAGCAAGGAATTAAAAAGCTACAGAAAGGGAGCAGTAATCGTGTGTGTGTTACCACTGGGTGTTGATCCATGGGCACCTTCCATTGATTCACAGAGTATCGCTTCTCAGCTATTTGCGTTTTCTTTGTTTCCTTACATTGGTTTCTTGTACTTCATTACCAAATCCAAAACTTCTCCTAACCTTACCCTCTTCGGTTTCTACTTTTTGCTCGCCTTTGTTGGTGCCACAA TTCCAGCTGGAATTTATG CTAAGGTGCACTATGGAACTTCTTTGTCGAATGTTGATTGGTTACATGGCGGGGCTGAGTCCCTTCTCACTCTCACTAACCTGTTCATTGTGTTGGGTTTGAGAGAGGGCATCAGAAAAGCTGAAAATTCAGAGAAAAGCACGCCCGCTTCTGACTCAGGTTTGAAGGAGGAGAAGAAACCTGGGGTGGAGGTCTGA
- the LOC101503220 gene encoding uncharacterized protein, which translates to MEEKHYSKAKWDCGSTLYDSYELNSFKHQLNSAIANSPRTLSMPHLPQRSSTLHHEPTSSHLNNNNPSTFKISRTFQKLLRFLFKSAGSIKSNKVSSSSCRSNSFRSAAEKYPKEDHRRLCVVYDKYESEPVVLSTIPESEFEIAGLSPDISAFVRKSVSERFTATATIGISCL; encoded by the coding sequence atggaagaaaaacaTTATTCAAAGGCAAAGTGGGATTGTGGTAGCACGCTATATGACTCATACGAACTCAACTCATTCAAACATCAACTTAACTCAGCAATAGCTAATTCTCCAAGAACACTTTCCATGCCTCATTTACCCCAACGTAGTAGTACTCTTCATCATGAACCAACCTCTTCTCACTTGAACAATAACAACCCGTCGACTTTCAAGATCTCTAGAACATTCCAGAAACTTCTTCGCTTTCTTTTCAAGTCCGCCGGTAGTATCAAATCCAACAAGGTTTCTAGTAGCTCATGCAGAAGTAATAGTTTCCGATCAGCGGCGGAGAAATATCCAAAAGAAGATCACCGGCGTTTGTGTGTGGTTTATGATAAATATGAGTCTGAACCGGTTGTTCTGTCTACCATCCCTGAATCTGAATTTGAGATTGCTGGTCTTTCGCCGGATATTAGTGCCTTTGTCAGAAAGTCGGTTTCAGAGCGGTTTACGGCCACCGCTACTATTGGTATTTCCTGTCTTTAA